A region from the Clostridium beijerinckii genome encodes:
- a CDS encoding 2-C-methyl-D-erythritol 2,4-cyclodiphosphate synthase encodes MRVGLGYDVHRLVENRKLILGGVEIPYDKGLLGHSDADVLLHAIMDSLLGACALGDIGRHFPDTDNTFKGISSIALLQETGKLVFKAGYLINNIDATIIAQKPKMLPHIENMRENISAALAIDINKINIKATTEEGLGFTGEMLGISSQSIASVENI; translated from the coding sequence ATGAGAGTTGGATTAGGATATGATGTACATAGATTAGTTGAAAACAGAAAGTTAATTTTAGGTGGAGTTGAAATTCCATATGATAAAGGATTACTAGGTCATTCTGATGCAGACGTACTTCTTCATGCTATAATGGATTCCCTACTAGGAGCATGTGCACTGGGGGACATTGGCAGGCACTTTCCAGATACGGATAATACCTTTAAGGGGATATCTAGTATTGCATTACTTCAAGAGACTGGCAAACTAGTTTTTAAAGCTGGATATTTAATAAATAATATAGATGCTACAATAATAGCTCAAAAGCCTAAAATGTTACCACATATAGAAAATATGAGAGAAAACATATCAGCAGCTCTTGCTATAGATATTAATAAGATAAATATTAAAGCTACTACTGAAGAGGGACTTGGTTTTACTGGTGAAATGCTTGGAATTTCATCCCAAAGCATAGCTTCTGTTGAAAACATTTAA